One window from the genome of Candidatus Binataceae bacterium encodes:
- a CDS encoding threonine synthase yields the protein MSYVINLKCRECGQDYPISPVHVCETCFGPLEVTYDYAKIRAALTRSVIEKRPHNLWRYRELLPVESDPKIGPHSGFTPLVKMTRLGKELGLKNLYVKDDTVNHPTLSYKDRVVSVAISKALEFGFKTVSCASTGNLATAVAAHAARAGLNCYIFMPEGVESGKIVGSSIYGAQVITIRGNYDDVNRLCSEIADKYGWAFVNINLRPYYTEGAKTFGFEVAEQLGWRLPDHIVVPTAGGTILPKVAKAFKELKEVGLVKGGDFKIHSAQAAGSAPVIHALHKGTDLITPVKPDTIAKSIAIGNPADGYYVLRAVRESGGWGDVATDAEIIDAIKLLARTEGIFAEPAGGTTLAVTLKLLKQGRIKPDETVVVSITGNGYKTLEAVANAIQQPAVIEARLKDFDALFERLGGRREVQGAA from the coding sequence ATGAGCTACGTCATTAACCTCAAGTGCCGGGAGTGCGGGCAGGATTATCCAATCAGTCCGGTGCACGTCTGCGAGACTTGCTTCGGTCCGCTCGAAGTCACCTACGACTACGCCAAGATTCGCGCCGCGCTCACGCGCTCGGTGATCGAGAAGCGCCCGCATAACCTTTGGCGCTATCGCGAGCTGCTGCCCGTGGAGAGTGACCCCAAAATTGGACCGCATTCGGGTTTCACGCCGCTCGTCAAAATGACGCGGCTCGGCAAGGAGCTCGGGCTCAAGAATCTCTACGTCAAGGACGACACCGTCAATCATCCGACGCTCTCGTACAAGGACCGCGTCGTGTCGGTTGCGATCTCGAAGGCGCTCGAATTCGGCTTCAAGACCGTATCGTGCGCCTCGACCGGCAACCTCGCGACCGCGGTCGCCGCCCATGCCGCGCGCGCGGGTCTCAATTGCTACATCTTCATGCCCGAGGGGGTTGAGAGCGGAAAGATCGTCGGCTCGTCGATCTACGGCGCTCAGGTGATCACGATTCGCGGCAACTACGACGATGTGAATCGCCTGTGCAGCGAGATCGCCGACAAGTACGGATGGGCCTTCGTCAATATCAACCTGCGGCCGTACTATACCGAGGGCGCCAAGACCTTCGGCTTCGAAGTGGCGGAGCAGCTCGGCTGGCGCCTGCCCGATCATATCGTCGTTCCGACCGCGGGCGGCACGATTCTTCCCAAGGTCGCGAAAGCCTTCAAAGAGTTAAAGGAAGTCGGCCTCGTCAAGGGCGGCGATTTCAAGATTCACTCGGCGCAGGCCGCCGGCTCCGCGCCCGTCATTCATGCGCTGCACAAAGGCACTGACCTCATCACGCCGGTGAAGCCCGACACGATCGCGAAGTCGATCGCGATCGGCAATCCCGCTGACGGCTACTACGTGCTGCGCGCGGTGCGTGAGTCAGGCGGATGGGGCGACGTCGCGACCGATGCCGAGATTATCGATGCGATCAAGCTGCTCGCGCGCACCGAGGGTATCTTCGCCGAGCCCGCCGGCGGCACTACGCTCGCCGTGACGCTCAAGCTCTTGAAGCAGGGCCGCATCAAGCCCGACGAAACCGTCGTAGTCTCGATAACCGGCAACGGCTACAAGACGCTCGAGGCGGTTGCAAACGCGATTCAGCAGCCCGCAGTGATCGAAGCGCGGCTCAAGGATTTCGACGCGCTGTTCGAGCGCCTCGGCGGACGGCGCGAGGTTCAGGGCGCGGCCTGA
- a CDS encoding radical SAM protein, whose amino-acid sequence MQKLSADNPALLKLVLALNGVAADSRAESLEFALDGEVWAAARVNPASPLRYVERDGAELISGLGAEIGVRRAAPPAYAARRNARGIELGKIAAMCGTYATVILRGGCSLASAGRTCALCRGRELTEAAGEVWPIEEVVDALRAAFDEGDAEFVHVVLGHFAADDGGVRELVPYLDAIHRHFDTIVAVTMHPPADHRAIDFAYASGVDAVCYSLEAPDAETMRARFPGRASFIGFDRYLDALRHATSVFPSGAIWSELMLDLGTPAALETVAAKLAAMGVIPLFGVSAPGAAALDSEQAAGIATKTFEAVNRANISLNWIRDISTSFTPLDARQLLADAPQLPMLHHLGSSRLGAMTTRSLARMRRRLRVRRVRASFDSSQL is encoded by the coding sequence ATGCAAAAGCTGTCCGCAGATAATCCCGCTCTGCTCAAGCTCGTGCTTGCGCTCAACGGGGTGGCCGCCGACTCCCGCGCGGAGAGTCTCGAATTCGCGCTCGATGGCGAAGTGTGGGCTGCCGCGCGGGTCAATCCCGCATCGCCTCTGCGGTACGTCGAGCGCGACGGCGCCGAATTGATAAGCGGACTCGGCGCGGAGATCGGCGTGCGCCGCGCAGCGCCTCCCGCCTATGCGGCACGCAGGAACGCGCGCGGAATCGAACTCGGCAAAATTGCCGCGATGTGCGGAACCTACGCGACGGTGATACTGCGCGGCGGATGCAGCCTCGCATCCGCGGGCCGCACCTGCGCGCTGTGCCGTGGCCGCGAGCTCACCGAGGCCGCAGGCGAAGTCTGGCCAATCGAAGAAGTCGTCGATGCGCTCCGCGCCGCGTTCGATGAAGGCGATGCCGAGTTCGTGCATGTCGTGCTCGGCCATTTCGCGGCTGACGACGGCGGAGTCCGCGAGCTGGTTCCTTACCTCGACGCGATCCATCGCCACTTCGACACCATCGTCGCCGTCACGATGCATCCCCCGGCCGACCACCGCGCGATCGATTTCGCCTATGCTTCTGGCGTTGATGCGGTGTGCTACAGCCTCGAGGCTCCCGACGCCGAGACGATGCGCGCGCGCTTTCCCGGCCGCGCGAGTTTCATCGGCTTCGATCGCTATCTCGACGCGCTCCGTCACGCGACTTCGGTCTTTCCCAGCGGTGCGATCTGGAGCGAGCTGATGCTCGACCTCGGCACGCCCGCGGCGCTCGAGACCGTGGCAGCGAAGCTCGCCGCGATGGGCGTGATCCCACTCTTCGGCGTATCGGCTCCTGGAGCGGCCGCGCTCGATTCCGAACAGGCCGCCGGGATCGCGACGAAGACATTCGAAGCGGTCAACCGCGCCAATATCTCACTCAACTGGATTCGCGACATTTCAACTTCCTTCACCCCGCTCGATGCACGCCAACTGCTCGCCGACGCGCCGCAGCTTCCGATGCTGCATCATCTCGGCAGCTCCAGGCTGGGCGCGATGACGACGCGGTCGCTGGCGCGGATGCGTCGGCGGCTGCGGGTGCGCCGCGTCAGGGCGTCGTTCGACTCCTCGCAATTGTGA
- a CDS encoding MoaD/ThiS family protein produces MAVRVRVPTPLRRFTAGVDEVPADGVSVKTVIEDLERRHPGISERLLDEKGDLRRFVNIYLNGDDIRFLDALNSKVKDGDDISIVPAIAGGR; encoded by the coding sequence ATGGCAGTTCGGGTTCGCGTCCCTACCCCGCTTAGAAGATTCACCGCCGGCGTCGATGAAGTTCCCGCCGATGGCGTGTCGGTAAAAACCGTGATCGAGGATCTCGAACGGCGTCATCCCGGAATCAGCGAGCGCCTGCTCGACGAGAAGGGCGACCTGCGCCGCTTCGTCAATATCTATCTCAACGGCGACGACATCCGCTTTCTCGATGCGCTCAACTCGAAGGTCAAGGATGGCGACGATATCTCAATCGTCCCTGCAATCGCCGGCGGACGCTAA
- a CDS encoding NIL domain-containing protein, with protein MERVHERYYLSYPRALIKEPILYHLVKKFDLVFNIRGASVSEEMGLVAVEFEGARDQIERALTWLRATGVTVEPIEKNVIE; from the coding sequence ATGGAACGCGTCCACGAACGCTACTACCTGAGTTATCCGCGCGCCCTGATAAAGGAGCCGATCCTCTATCACCTGGTGAAGAAGTTTGACCTCGTCTTCAACATCCGCGGCGCGAGCGTCTCCGAGGAGATGGGCTTGGTCGCGGTCGAGTTCGAAGGCGCCCGCGACCAGATCGAACGCGCGCTGACATGGCTTCGCGCCACCGGCGTGACCGTGGAGCCAATCGAAAAAAACGTCATCGAGTAA
- a CDS encoding PLP-dependent cysteine synthase family protein, translated as MATISQSSLQSPADANSEFVPTSRAVSVLELIGNTPLLEIKRATRGLIPPGVRIFAKLEGFNPGGSVKDRAARKMLEVGIRDGKLKPGKVIIDSTSGNTGIALAMLGSALGYPVELVMAENVSRERKKIIQAFGAKIHFSDPLESSDGAIIKCRQIIAAEPGRYFKPDQYNNEANALAHFETTGPEIWHQTGGQVTHFIACIGTSGTVMGTGRYLKTQNPAVKVIGVEPDDAMHGLEGLKHIASSIVPAIFHEEQLDEVMFVGTEESYDMVYVLGQTEGVLVGQSSGAALLAALRVAQTIREGTIVIIFPDFGDRYLSTNLWIGWREWRPEKLEQVMSKWNASTNATT; from the coding sequence ATGGCGACGATATCTCAATCGTCCCTGCAATCGCCGGCGGACGCTAACAGCGAGTTCGTGCCGACGAGTCGCGCGGTTAGCGTACTTGAGCTAATCGGCAACACGCCGCTGCTCGAGATCAAGCGCGCGACGCGGGGCCTCATTCCGCCCGGCGTGCGGATTTTCGCCAAGCTCGAAGGCTTCAACCCCGGCGGCTCGGTCAAAGATCGCGCCGCGCGCAAGATGCTCGAGGTTGGGATTCGCGACGGCAAACTCAAGCCTGGCAAGGTGATTATAGATTCGACCTCGGGCAACACCGGGATCGCCCTTGCGATGCTGGGCTCGGCGCTGGGTTACCCGGTCGAGCTGGTGATGGCGGAGAACGTAAGCCGGGAGCGCAAGAAAATCATCCAGGCCTTCGGCGCGAAGATCCATTTCTCCGACCCGCTCGAAAGCTCCGACGGCGCGATTATCAAGTGCCGCCAGATTATCGCCGCCGAGCCCGGGCGCTACTTCAAGCCTGATCAGTACAACAATGAGGCGAACGCCCTCGCCCACTTCGAAACCACCGGCCCCGAGATCTGGCATCAGACCGGCGGACAGGTAACGCACTTCATCGCATGTATCGGCACCAGCGGCACCGTGATGGGAACCGGGCGTTACCTGAAGACGCAAAACCCTGCCGTCAAGGTGATCGGCGTCGAGCCCGACGATGCGATGCACGGACTCGAAGGTCTGAAGCATATCGCGAGCTCGATCGTCCCTGCGATCTTCCACGAAGAGCAGCTCGACGAGGTGATGTTCGTCGGCACCGAAGAGTCCTACGACATGGTCTACGTGTTGGGACAGACCGAGGGCGTGCTGGTCGGCCAATCTTCGGGGGCCGCGCTGCTCGCGGCGTTGCGCGTTGCGCAGACAATTCGCGAGGGCACGATCGTCATCATCTTTCCCGATTTCGGCGACCGTTATCTTTCCACCAACCTCTGGATCGGATGGCGCGAATGGCGCCCCGAAAAGCTCGAACAAGTGATGAGCAAATGGAACGCGTCCACGAACGCTACTACCTGA
- a CDS encoding HAD family hydrolase, whose product MNTFIAISDANRDYPMIVARLDEPARIAILPSPPPCPRCADMLTSFISRGDTADFAAMIATAEVFTLLAAQTRNASLIEFDSFATRSRAIEALPTCECSTQRTIAMATRKSSSARAWLFDFDNTLAVLRPEVDWKGARRELESYLRAEGAPDDLFAQVPSGAIPLYEAYRVRFADAHPATAARASEIIEKFELAGVDRAPPLEGALELLTSLAECGPRVAIVTSNSSRTIERWLGLHQARSLVAVIAGRDRLLAMKPAPVTVELAVQELGVAAADCAFAGDSADDLKAAHAAGVRFHGIASTASARDQLIAAGADDVYASPAAMAIHLNLFQPDPSDATGERNARNAKAVRR is encoded by the coding sequence ATGAACACCTTCATTGCGATCTCCGATGCCAATCGCGATTACCCAATGATCGTTGCGCGGCTCGATGAGCCGGCGCGGATCGCGATATTGCCGTCGCCGCCGCCGTGCCCACGATGCGCTGACATGCTGACGTCGTTCATCTCGCGCGGCGACACGGCCGACTTTGCTGCGATGATCGCCACTGCTGAAGTATTCACGCTCCTCGCGGCGCAGACGCGGAACGCATCGCTGATCGAGTTCGACAGCTTCGCTACTCGCTCGCGCGCGATCGAGGCGTTGCCCACCTGCGAATGCTCGACGCAGCGGACGATCGCGATGGCGACTAGGAAATCTTCGTCAGCGCGCGCGTGGCTGTTCGATTTCGACAACACTCTGGCCGTGTTGCGGCCCGAGGTTGACTGGAAGGGCGCGCGCCGCGAGCTGGAGTCCTATCTGCGCGCAGAAGGCGCGCCTGACGATCTCTTCGCCCAGGTTCCGAGCGGAGCGATACCGCTTTACGAGGCTTACCGCGTGCGCTTTGCCGACGCGCATCCGGCGACCGCCGCGCGTGCCTCGGAAATTATCGAAAAATTCGAACTTGCGGGCGTCGATCGGGCCCCGCCGCTCGAAGGCGCCCTGGAGTTGCTCACATCACTTGCCGAGTGCGGCCCCCGCGTCGCCATCGTAACTTCCAATTCCTCGCGCACGATCGAGCGATGGCTAGGTTTGCATCAAGCGCGTAGTCTCGTCGCTGTGATCGCCGGACGTGACAGATTGCTTGCGATGAAGCCCGCGCCCGTAACGGTCGAGCTCGCAGTGCAGGAGCTTGGCGTCGCCGCAGCCGACTGCGCATTCGCGGGTGACAGCGCCGACGACCTGAAGGCCGCGCACGCCGCCGGCGTTCGGTTTCATGGAATCGCTTCCACCGCCTCGGCGCGCGACCAATTGATTGCCGCGGGTGCGGACGACGTCTACGCATCGCCGGCCGCGATGGCGATTCATCTCAACCTGTTTCAGCCCGACCCCTCGGACGCGACCGGCGAGCGGAACGCGCGCAATGCAAAAGCTGTCCGCAGATAA